A DNA window from Camelina sativa cultivar DH55 chromosome 17, Cs, whole genome shotgun sequence contains the following coding sequences:
- the LOC109129884 gene encoding MLP-like protein 423 produces the protein MEYYKTFEGTITVIPKDGGSLLKWYEIADPHVIKDFAVKNFKEIDEYLLKQRSPLVNISDERIEAVDLENKIIPKDGGSLLKWSGEFEKTSHEIADPHVIKDFAVKNFKEIDEYLLKQSA, from the exons ATGGAGTACTACAAAACATTCGAAGGAACCATCACAGTTATTCCTAAGGACGGTGGAAGCCTTCTGAAATGGTATGAGATCGCTGACCCACACGTCATCAAGGACTTTGCTGTCAAGAACTTCAAAGAGATAGACGAATATCTCCTTAAGCAAA GATCTCCACTGGTGAATATATCGGATGAGAGGATCGAAGCAGTTGATTTGGAGAACAAAA TTATTCCTAAGGACGGTGGAAGCCTTCTGAAATGGTCTGGTGAGTTTGAGAAGACCAGCCATGAGATCGCTGACCCACACGTCATCAAGGACTTTGCTGTCAAGAACTTCAAAGAGATAGACGAATATCTCCTTAAGCAAAGCGCTTAA
- the LOC104759393 gene encoding uncharacterized protein LOC104759393: MGVDRAGACFMIGDFNEITGNHEKRGGRRRAESTFILFRTMLANCGMLDFPYKGNCLSWAGKIRRGRVQCRLDRAVGNEDWHHLFSHTDVEYLKLWGLDNRFPTANRRKLERGIPFEPFGFPFQIVDCRKAISRWKKSNPSNSEKKIEELKNKIDEAQGLDSVSAEEELQLKWQLCAAFRDEETYWRQKSRATWMREGDRNTK, translated from the exons ATGGGCGTTGATAGAGCTGGAGCATGTTTTATGATCGGGGATTTCAACGAGATTACGGGTAATCATGAAAAACGGGGAGGCCGACGTAGAGCGGAGTCTACTTTCATCCTTTTCCGCACCATGCTGGCAAACTGTGGTATGCTAGACTTCCCATATAAAGGCAACTGTCTCTCGTGGGCTGGCAAGATACGCAGAGGGCGTGTCCAATGTCGCCTGGACAGGGCTGTTGGAAATGAAGATTGGCACCATTTATTTTCTCACACTGATGTGGAGTACTTAAAACTATGGGGTTTAGACAATCG GTTTCCGACAGCTAATCGAAGAAAGCTGGAAAGAGGAATCCCTTTTGAGCCCTTTGGATTTCCATTCCAAATTGTGGATTGTCGAAAAGCTATTTCCCGCTGGAAGAAAAGCAACCCATCAAATTctgaaaaaaagattgaagaacTCAAGAATAAAATTGATGAAGCGCAAGGTCTTGATTCAGTCTCAGCAGAAGAGGAGTTGCAGTTAAAATGGCAATTATGTGCAGCCTTTAGGGATGAGGAGACCTACTGGAGACAAAAGAGTAGAGCGACGTGGATGCGTGAGGGGGATAGAAACACCAAATAA
- the LOC104756769 gene encoding uncharacterized protein At1g24010-like, with protein sequence MTLGGYISVEFDIKSPAYRFCQGYMKIAKTTRDQFSTEEVEVDLPSEKKKVRLRMEGFQISEWFNTLVIPDLIDSDDDDEDEANSRDPDYFTKLEGTMTVIQTEGCDGGRAYWTIQYEKVSEDIKDPRFIADTTTRYFQAMDERIFSNP encoded by the exons aTGACACTAGGAGGATATATCTCTGTTGAGTTTGATATCAAGTCTCCGGCGTATAGATTCTGTCAAGGTTACATGAAGATAGCGAAAACCACAAGAGACcaat TTTCGACTGAGGAGGTAGAGGTTGATCTACCTTCGGAGAAGAAAAAGGTTCGGCTAAGAATGGAGGGCTTTCAGATCTCGGAGTGGTTCAACACGCTGGTAATACCTGATCTCATcgacagtgatgatgatgatgaagacgaggCCAACTCGCGAGACCCAGATTACTTCACGAAGCTCGAAGGAACCATGACCGTCATTCAGACGGAAGGCTGTGACGGTGGCCGAGCATACTGGACCATACAGTATGAGAAGGTTAGCGAAGACATCAAGGACCCACGTTTCATCGCCGACACTACTACAAGATACTTTCAGGCGATGGATGAGAGAATCTTCTCAAATCCTTAA